From Nocardia sp. NBC_00416:
CCTGGGTGCCCGCGCTGGCCTGGGGCTGGGTTTTCGCCAATATCGTGCGTGGGGTGCCGCTGGACGCCGACAAACAGTTCACCAGCGCGTTCGGCGGACTGTTCAGTCCCTACGCACTCCTGGGCGCACTCACCACCGGACTGCTCTTCGCGCTGCACGGCGCGGTGTTCCTGACCCTCAAGACCGACGGCGAGGTCCGCGACGATTCGGTCCGCACGGCCCGGCTGCTGCTGGTGCCGACGGCGTCGGCCGTCGCCGGTTTCGGGCTGTGGACACAGTTCGCCTACGGGTCCGGCTGGACCTGGATCCCGGTGGTGCTGGCGGTGTTCGGGCTGATCGTCGGGGCCGCGGCCCTGCTCGCGGGCCGCGACGGCTGGTCCTTCGCCGGGACCGCGCTCACCGTGCTGGCCGCCTCCGGGTTGCTGTTCGGCGCGCTGTTCCCGGATGTGCTGCCCTCCACGATCGACCCGGCCTTCAGCTTGACGGTGGACAATGCCTCGTCCACCCCGTACACACTGAAGGTCATGAGTTGGGCGGCGGTGATCGTGACGCCGGTGGTGCTCGGTTATCAGGCCTGGACGTACTGGGTGTTCCGGAAGCGGATCAGTGTCGAGCACATCCCGCCCGGAATCGGACTTCCGCCCCGCGTCGCAACCGAGGAGTGACCCCATGGCCCGACCGCCCGTGGATCCACGGCTGTGGCGGTATGCGCGCTCGGCCCGCCGTTATCTCGCGCTGAGCGTCGGCCTCTCGCTGGTGACCACGGTGACCATCGCGGTCGCCGCCGTACTGCTGGGGCGGGTGCTGGCCGGTGTCGTCACCGATCCCGCCCGGCGCTCGATCGGGTCGTGGACCGCGGAACTGATATTCCTCGCTCTCGCGCTCGGCGGCCGGGTGCTGGCCGCCTGGTGGCAGTCCCGGATCGCGCACCGGGCCGGGGCCCGGGTCGTCGCCGAACTGGAAGAGTCGGTCCTCGCCACCGCCGCCGGGCTCCCGCCCCGGGAATTGGAGGTACGACGCACCGAACTCGCCGTCGTGGTGGGCAGCGGCCTGAACGGGCTGCGCGGCTATCTGACCGGCTACGTACCAGCCCTGCTGCTCGCGGTCCTGGTGCCGCCGGTGGTGCTGGCAGTGATCGCGGCACACGATCTCACCTCGGCACTCGTCGTGGTCGTCACGCTGCCGCTGATCCCGCTTTTCATGGTCCTCATCGGACTGCTCACCGAGGGACGTGCGCGCGCCACCCTCGACGCCGCCACCCAGCTGTCCGATCAACTGTTGGACTTGTTCGCCGGGATGCCCACGCTGCGCGCGCTCGGCCGGGAGACCGCGACCGGGCCGGAGGTCCCCGGGCGGAGTATGGGCGGACGGGTGCGGGAGTTGGGGGAGACGCTGCACCGCCGCACCATGGGCGCGCTGCGGATCGCATTCCTCTCCTCGATGGTGCTCGAACTGCTGGCCACGCTGTCGGTCGCGTTGGTCGCGGTCGCGATCGGAATGCGCCTGGTACACGGCGATATGAGCCTGTACGCGGGGATCGTGGCCCTGGTGCTGGCCCCGGAGGTCTATCTGCCGCTGCGCTCGGTGGGCGAGCGTTTCCATGCCGCGCAGGACGGGATGGCGGCCGCGGACAAGGCTTTCGCGATTCTCGACCCGGTCCCCGCCGACGCGGCGAGCGCCGGAGAGGTCGCGTCGTCCGGCGGGCCGCGCACGATCGACCGCGCATCCGCCGGTGGCGACCGGCGCCGGTCGCCGAGGACCGGAGGCGACGACGCGGTCGACATCGGATGCGAGACCGGACCCCGGGCTGCGAATCCGGCGTCCGCCGGCATCCGGTCCATGGGCGTCGGCGGCCGGTTACCGGGAACTGTCGAACTCCTGGATCTGACAGTCGATTCCAGAGACGGCACCGCGCCCGACGGTCTGCACGCCGTCTTCCGGCCGGGCTCGGTTACCGCTCTCACCGGCCCCAACGGCAGCGGCAAATCTACCGCGCTACAGGCGATCCTGGGATTGATCGAACCCACCCGGGGCGCCGTACTGGCCGACGGGGTGGATATCCGGGAGATCGCCGCGCCGCAGTGGTGGTCGCGGCTGGCCTGGCTCCCGCAGCGTCCGGTTCTGGTCCCGGGCACACTCCGGGAGAACCTCGAACTGCTCGGCGCCACCGCGGCCGGTCCCGCCCGCCGGGGCGCGGCCCGGGTACTCAGCGAGTTGGACGCCGCCTGCGCTGTCACCGGTTTCGACGCTGTGCTGGACGCGCTGCCCGCCGGATGGGATACCGTGGTCGGGTCCGGGGGGATCGGGCTGTCGCTGGGCCAACGCCAGCGGCTCGCCCTGACCCGCGTATTGGCCGCGGATCGCCCGATCCTGTTGCTGGA
This genomic window contains:
- the cydD gene encoding thiol reductant ABC exporter subunit CydD: MARPPVDPRLWRYARSARRYLALSVGLSLVTTVTIAVAAVLLGRVLAGVVTDPARRSIGSWTAELIFLALALGGRVLAAWWQSRIAHRAGARVVAELEESVLATAAGLPPRELEVRRTELAVVVGSGLNGLRGYLTGYVPALLLAVLVPPVVLAVIAAHDLTSALVVVVTLPLIPLFMVLIGLLTEGRARATLDAATQLSDQLLDLFAGMPTLRALGRETATGPEVPGRSMGGRVRELGETLHRRTMGALRIAFLSSMVLELLATLSVALVAVAIGMRLVHGDMSLYAGIVALVLAPEVYLPLRSVGERFHAAQDGMAAADKAFAILDPVPADAASAGEVASSGGPRTIDRASAGGDRRRSPRTGGDDAVDIGCETGPRAANPASAGIRSMGVGGRLPGTVELLDLTVDSRDGTAPDGLHAVFRPGSVTALTGPNGSGKSTALQAILGLIEPTRGAVLADGVDIREIAAPQWWSRLAWLPQRPVLVPGTLRENLELLGATAAGPARRGAARVLSELDAACAVTGFDAVLDALPAGWDTVVGSGGIGLSLGQRQRLALTRVLAADRPILLLDEPTAHLDRDSEVAVAAALTTLARTGATVVVVAHRPALLSAADEIVAVPMISPRMSR
- the cydB gene encoding cytochrome d ubiquinol oxidase subunit II, whose amino-acid sequence is MELQEFWFVLIGVLFTGYFVLEGFDFGVGMLMPILGRGSDARRRVVLNTIGPVWDGNEVWLITAGGALFAAFPEWYASMFSGFYFPLLLLLVALILRICAIEYRGKIDDPRWRARCDIGIGIGSWVPALAWGWVFANIVRGVPLDADKQFTSAFGGLFSPYALLGALTTGLLFALHGAVFLTLKTDGEVRDDSVRTARLLLVPTASAVAGFGLWTQFAYGSGWTWIPVVLAVFGLIVGAAALLAGRDGWSFAGTALTVLAASGLLFGALFPDVLPSTIDPAFSLTVDNASSTPYTLKVMSWAAVIVTPVVLGYQAWTYWVFRKRISVEHIPPGIGLPPRVATEE